AACCGCGCAAGGTCCTGGATATTATCGAAACCTACGAACCCGAGACGGCGATCGTCTTTGTCACTATCGCGGGACGATCGAATGCTCTTTCCGGATTTGTGGCGGCAAGCTCCAGATTTCCCACGATCGCCTGTCCTCCCTTCAAGGACAAGATCGATATGATGGTGAATATTCACTCA
This portion of the Candidatus Neomarinimicrobiota bacterium genome encodes:
- a CDS encoding AIR carboxylase family protein; its protein translation is MTDKPRAKAVLILGSKSDEGHAKKITDKLKKQGVHYDQHIASAHKQPRKVLDIIETYEPETAIVFVTIAGRSNALSGFVAASSRFPTIACPPFKDKIDMMVNIHS